A genomic region of Canis lupus baileyi chromosome 17, mCanLup2.hap1, whole genome shotgun sequence contains the following coding sequences:
- the KCTD4 gene encoding BTB/POZ domain-containing protein KCTD4 translates to MERKINRREKEKEYEGKHNSLEDADQGKNCKSTLMTLNVGGYLYITQKQTLTKYPDTFLEGIVNGKILCPFDADGHYFIDRDGLLFRHVLNFLRNGELLLPEGFRENQLLAQEAEFFQLKGLAEEVKSRWEKEQLTPRETTFLEITDNHDRSQGLRIFCNAPDFISKIKSRIVLVSKSRLDGFPEEFSISSNIIQFKYFIKSENGTRLVLKEDNTFVCTLETLKFEAIMMALKCGFRLLTSLDCSKGSIVHSDALHFIK, encoded by the coding sequence ATGGAGCgtaaaataaacagaagagaaaaagaaaaggagtatgAAGGGAAACACAACAGCTTGGAAGATGCTGACCAAGGAAAGAACTGCAAATCCACACTGATGACCCTCAACGTTGGTGGATATTTATACATTACTCAAAAACAAACACTGACCAAGTACCCAGACACTTTCCTTGAAGGTATAGTAAATGGAAAAATCCTCTGCCCGTTTGATGCTGATGGTCATTATTTCATAGACAGGGATGGACTCCTCTTCAGGCATGTCCTAAACTTCCTACGAAATGGAGAACTTCTACTGCCTGAAGGGTTTCGAGAAAATCAACTTCTTGCACAAGAAGCAGAATTCTTTCAGCTCAAGGGACTGGCGGAGGAAGTGAAATCCAGGTGGGAAAAAGAACAGCTAACACCCAGAGAGACTACTTTCTTGGAAATAACAGATAACCACGATCGCTCACAAGGACTGAGAATTTTCTGTAATGCTCCTGATttcatatcaaaaataaaatctcgCATTGTTCTGGTGTCCAAAAGCAGGCTGGATGGATTTCCAGAGGAGTTTTCAATATCATCAAATATCATTCAATTTAAATACTTCATAAAGTCTGAAAATGGCACTCGACTTGTACTAAAGGAAGACAACACCTTTGTCTGTACCCTGGAAACTCTGAAGTTTGAGGCTATAATGATGGCCTTAAAGTGTGGTTTTAGACTGCTGACCAGCCTGGATTGTTCCAAAGGGTCAATCGTTCACAGCGATGCACTTCATTTTATCAAGTAA